CATTAAAGTGTGAGGCTGACATATAACTGATGGCAGAGATGACACAgaagttattttatttattcaacagAACATAAACAGAGCGCATTGCATAGCATGTACATCAATCCCCACTGTCTGAGCAGTGATAGAGGAAAGTCTGGGTTAAATTGCACCTTTATACCAATATTTCCATCCTTTCAAACCCAATACTGCAAGTTCAGCCACTTGCCAGAATCTCAATAAATACGTAAACTCAATCAGCTGGGtgttttacaaaagaaaaatcatgcaGGAGGCTACAGAAAAATAAGATCTTTCAGACACTCAACTTTGGTATCAGGGTCTCAGATCTTAAATATCACTCTTCTGTGAATGAGACATTTGTTGATAATGATAAAGACAGCATCGGGATCGGAAAAGATCGCAAACAAGGATTAAGCTGTACCAGGTTTTCAAGTTTCATGATAAGGCACACACCATTGTTACATTGACTTCAATATCTTTGGTAATACGTCACTCAGGTGCTGTCGCTATAGCAGCtacagcagaaaatgaacacaatTAATACAAAAGAGCCATCAAATCTTTATAAAAGTGAAAAACgacaaagaaaaatagaaaacatacTGAGGTGTGTCAACGTATCAAAGAATCATCACTCAGTCTAATGAACAATAACTGACTCCCTTTGCTTACATCCATTATCCCTtgggtgctgcagcagctccagattTACTTTTCTCTGTCCCAGTGCCAAACACAACATTACTGCAAACTTCATCTGACACATTGCATCGCCCCCATGTGAGCAGGCCTTGTAATATATTAAACAAGATCACAAtttcaaacatcaaacaggTTTGAATAATCTTCCTACTTCCCGTgttgaaaaaaaaggacaaaaggcttgcaaaacaaaaaataagacCAAATTCTCCAAATCAGGGAAAACAAGTGTGCACGTCTACTGTCAGGTTTACTTTGGAGGTGTAATttcaaaaaaacacatgaaactaAGACTAAGTTGACTGAGTTGAGTGTTCCCTTTATCCACTGctcttccctcctccacccacagGCCGACTGCTCCTAcacctcttttcctctcagtcacATTCACTCACTTTCAACAGCGAGCTCTCCCAGGAGCCTCTGTACTCTTTCAAAAGAAACACGATTGCATAATTGTCCCGCTGCCTGAGCCCCCTCCAGTCATACCTCAACTAAATACACATCCAGGAATTGCTTGTgctataaaacaaaaacaatattgtacatttctatgtacagtatgtacagtcAGTTCATCTGGATTTTTGGTGCGGAGGGATCAGAAGTTGAAAAGGTTGATAAAGTCTTGAGGGGAGAGGGACATGGTGCAACTTTCTGGGTTGTTGGCTGTGCAGGGATGGTTTGTGTCCTgccagaaaaaaataaaaataaaaaaacatacgACAAtcaatacaatttttttttctgttttatcttcTAAGTGCAGcttcactttcagtttcatATCCACTTTGATCAAGTGCaaagtgaaaagagagaaaaatacactACCTTCCAGAACAGGATGTGGCAGTGTGTGCAAAAGTGCAGGGTGTCACTGTATTGCTCTCTGTGAGGGTAGCAGCGGCTCAGCTTAAAGTACATCTTCTTCCACTCCAGGTGACCTTTATCTGACACCATCAGGCGCTTTCGGATCTGAAGAAGAGGAACACAGACTTTAAGACATGaataggaaaaagaaaaatactttgaaataccTGCTTTAATCTTAGCTTTCATGAGAATTTCTTACTACACACAAAGTAACTACTCAAAAGACGGAGGTTTTACTAGTATTAGGGGAAAGAGTTTTTTTCCCCAACCACAAACTCAATTGAAACCACTCTGACCTGTAGGGAAGCTTTACTATAACCTACTTTAGCTTAAAGCCTGAGACCGCCTCACTCGGTTATCAAGTGCATGCCATTGAGCACGGTGCTAGGTTACTGTAGTAAGCACAACCGGAGCAGTGACACAGTTTAAGGACGATGAGGAAGCCAGCTAGAAAGCGTGCGTACATATTTATGGATTGTGCATTAATCTCTAcgtgcctgtctgtctgtgaagtGGTACTGGCAGAGTCTCTTCCAAAGCAGCCGGTCCTCAGTGAGGGCTCCCAGCTCGGGGCACACTTGGCCCAGGCTGACCAGGTCCCTGCCGTCCGACAGGCACTGCATGatgttcagctgcagactgGCAGGCAGGTCAGTCAGAGTCATGCCTGTAGATGTGGGCTGAAGGAAGCAAGATGCAGAAAAAGTCATGAATATAACGGAAGTAAGCATTTCAGTCCCTAAATTTTCATCCCGTACTCTGGGCAGATGCTTACCCTGTTGATCTGGATGttgtccagctgctgctgccactgcatgATGTTCTCCATGCGGTGCACCCAGATGTTGATGTTCCCCACCAGGACGGATTTGCCCATGTCCTGAACAAGACCACACAGCGAGACGTAGAgcgtctgcagcagctccttgATGGGACGGACATTCTGCTGGTCATCGAGAACTGAGGAAGAAACCGGGAGATACTCATTGAAATCAATCCATTACTCCAATCATGACCTAAAAGTGCAGTGTAACAGAGAGATTAGCAGCTACCAGGCAAACGGCCAAACACTGATTTCTTGCAAGTGATCGAAAAGCACatcattaaatgaaatgttttggaGTGGCTGCACTCCCCTCCTGTGACGCTCATAATATTTGGCCAACAGATTTCATAACGCCACCTAAACAACCTGAATCTCTGTTTAGCAGAGGGAACATTTAGTTTACACTGTGGGTTGCAGAGGAGTCTGGtgactgtcagtgtttttcactgCGCCATTAAAGCACTAAATTCACTCGCCGGCCCTCTTTAGATGTGGTCAGGGCTCATTTCCTCACCTATTGGTGCAAACAAGAGCACAGGAAGGCTTCAGCTTCGCTCCActtatattgtgtgtgtttatgtcgaagacagaggaggagtctacttctctgcatgtttgatttaacaataatgaaagtgaaaaagacGGAATAAAAGGCGAACTGAAAGCCACTTTTTGGGTATTTTTGTGCATGcaaagcctctttcacacatacatCCCAGTAAATTACTGGCATAACATTTGTGCCACTGCAAGTGATTTTCaccattcacacatgcagctacattttgaaacatttccattttgtgcgTTTTCACATGTGCTCTGGCAATGACGGAACAGTTGAGGCAAGgacagtccagcagatggcagtaatgGAACACTTATAGATGGCAACTGCCATAAAATGAACAGAAGAAGGTAGGATGGAAGGCAACCATAAAGCAGTCAAGGATTAAAAAACGTTGTCAGTGGAGTGTTGTGATTGGTTTGTCACGTCACCCTTTACGTGCTGGTCTCTGCAATGTTACTGCTCTCATTCACAACACTGCTGTACCAGAATTTTCCTCAAAATGTTACTACGTCTTGAGGTGGAAAATTCACGGTACAGATTTCCCTGAATATCAGACCCTTCTCCCATTCTCACATGAGTCCATGCAGGAAAAGTTCCTGAACATTTCAAGGATagatatgcatgcatgtgtgaaaggggcttAAGAAGCACGTTGTCTATCCgtgcaaaaggaaaagaaaagagacgaGAGTAGAAGATGACCCATGAAGGAGATACACTAAGAAGCCAACTAGTTGAGTGACTTTAAAAGTGTGAGAGAAGAGCGACGGGGCTCACCTTTCTGTACCACTCTCTCCAGGATATTCATGTAGTTTTTCTGCGCCACTCCGCTGAGCGAGGGGAGCTGGGACTTTGCGATAAGTTCCAAGAGCtagagcagagaaagaaacagaaagaaggcaaCAACATAAATTTCATCCCGTCAGCTGCTGAGACTCTGTGTTCCGTTGTCTCATTACTTAATGTTTGTTATGCCGCATTCTTACAAAGGCACTTGCACTCCTTACAATAAATGCTGCCTAGAACAAAATCTGGAGCCATTCCACCTGGTCATTACTCTCGACTGCAGCTGGATCCAACAACCATGCAACGGCATTCttggctctctgtctctttaggGAGAAGAAGCTACTGGAAAGGTGTTGGACAACAGCCCAGGCTGTCAACAAAGTCAGCCTCCACAAACAAGCTTTTAATCATTTGACTCCTGATCCTCCTGTCATGCGAATTAGCCGAATCATTTGACAGAGTGTGCGTGCACGcgggcttgtgtgtgtgttgcgtgcaCGTGTGCGCGTATGCGTGTCTGcgatgttgttgctgttggctAGCAGACGAGCAGTGGCTTTCAGGGTGGCATGTCTGGCATGTAACAGATGCTGTGACATCATGGAGAAACTCAAGTTCCCCCTTGCTCAATTCTGACCGGAGCATGTGACCTTTGTCATCATACAACATCAACATATTGTGGGGTACTTTGTGGTAAACTGGAAGGGGATACTTAGCGGTCCTGGTGGGTGAGTTAGACACACAAACTTTACTCACTGCACAGTTCTAAACTCTTTATGAAAAACGTTCATTACTACAAACGGCACTTACTTTACCGAAGTATTCAGTCAAATCCTGAATGAGAAGTTGATGAGTTTGGGAGTCTTAATACCCAACTTTGAACTAAATTACTTCTCTCCGACATCCTCAACCTCCCTGCCCATTTTTAagcttcttctctccctcctggctccctttttcattctttccaGCTCCATTCCTAAAACCTAATCCCATGCCCTTCTTCTTTTAGCAGCTCATCAAGTGTTCCTCTCTTTGTAGAGCAGCCGGGCAGAACAATGTGCGTTTCCGTATCTACTTTTAGCCCCCGCTGTTCGCTAAACTGCACTTCATAGCTTTGTGTGCGGTTCATACTtttccacaaacacaccaacagtaTTCAAAGCATTgcatcttcttctgctgctcatttttaGGTTTCGGTCTCCTTGAAGTAACCTCCGTTCGTCTGCTCTGAGAAAAGACAGGACCACTTGTTGCCTCTTTGTGGACGAACCTGATCTCTGTAACTGAGACCGAGATAAATGAACCCGCAAATGCCACCAGACACAACCAGTGAAGAGCAGTGACCTAGGACACCGTGTCCAGACTAGACGCTAGTGTTACACAGCCATATTGTTCTTTGGGCTTACCACACTACACTGCACTTGTTAGCTGGAGCCTGCACTAAAAGGTCAATCCAAAACTTCAACAGAGACGGACACAAATGGCCAACTATCTGTGGAAAGTTAAGTGTAAAGAGATTAAAAACTTGGACCACTTGTGAAATACCAGATTATTTTCTATTCCTATGTCTCGGGAATACTGTAATGCTTATACCTTGTACTTGTGTTTATGACCGtagataaaaacaacagaacagccATAAAACACAATCCCTTGCAATATCACTGTTCTGCCAAAACAGGAAATTGGTATGTCTCCTCCTGACCGAGCCTGAATTGGTACATCCCATCACATTTATTGGGTTTGCAATTAAATAGGAAAGAGAGGCTCAAGAGAAAATTGTGGCCCAGGACGAAAAAGAAAGGCGAGAAGGAGGCAACACAAAAGGAGGCAGCCAGAGTCTGGCAGagactagtgtgtgtgtgtgtgtgtgtgtgtgtgtttgggggtcTGAATCATCTGACAACCACCGGGTCTGGTTTCATAAACCCCTGTCCGGTGGTCGCACCTCACCGCACAGCTATCACCTCCCTCAGCTgccgctgcccccccccccccccaacacatGAGGACACGACCACATGCAGCCCTCAGCTCACATGGGGGCACATGTGGAAGAGCTGGTGTTTGGTTCAGTGTGGCGACACTTTGATGTGGAGGGGAAAAGCTTCGAATTTACTTTATATTGATATCCCATAATGCAATTACATTATTGATCATGATACCGTGAATGTTAAGGATGTCACATTCCCCCTCTAGTGGCCGTTTTTTACAACGCCATTTGGCATCCCTGGTGTTAATATTATGGACACTGGAGGACATTTCAAGGGTCCAACATAGTGCATGAGTTTTACAATTCAGACTCATGTAAAATACTCAAAGTGAATGAACTAACAAATAGGAACTGatttcagttcaatttaagGATGCCAAATGGCTTTAGCAATCATATTACAGCAAAAGTTCCTGGTATGTCACACTTCTCCTAtcctaacacacaaacacacacacacacatacactccctGAGTCTGTAACATCACCACTGAGAGACCCCTGTCTGCAGAGCATTGATAAGACCCTGGCAAAGCCTTCACACCCTCTTAACCTTAACTCCTTCTCTACAACCAACAAAACATCTCCTATTAACAACCAcggcagaggaaaaacaaaggaggcagaagaaactggaagaaaagaaagagatgaagacTCACCCGGACGACGTAATTAAATCTCCTCGTCTCCTTGATGGCGCTGCAGAAATCTAAGCGGTTGAAGGCCTCTCCCAGTGTACAATATCCGTGGCGCTGGGAGAATTTAAGTATCAGGGTATTAGATTGCGATCCGCGGCAGGAGTATAGAGTTTTCTCAACATGTTTACATTAGCAATGATGATATGAAGAGTTGATGTGAAACTAAATGAGTTGGTTTGTTACCTCCTTGGTGCTTCCTTTATGAACATAAATCCACTTTTCCCTGTGGAAATCTGTGAGAAAACAGAGTGTTTATATTAGTGGCCTGCCCTCATTAAGCAGCTTATAAGCATTGTGACaaatgcacaggcacacaccaCAAATACGACGGAATTTTTGGCATAGTTATTGAAATAGAGTTcatgaaatgatggaaaattaaTCGTAAACAATATTATTAGGGAAGAGTTCCCATCATGAATGTTACATAACATCCTCTGGAGCCATCACTGGTCCGCAACTTCGCTTTGGTACATGATTTATAACcccacacacataaaataacaaaatgttatCCTTTGCATATTTATACAATAAGCCAGACTGTGTGGCTCTTTCAGTGTGACTCACAGGGGACCTTGGTGTTGTTGTTCATTAggtctttcttcctcttcttggcAGCCATGTCGTAgctgagagagagcagcaggttCTCCTTGTTGaaacactcctcctcctcagctttgcagaagctggaaaaacacaaggaCCTTTATTTCATTACAAGGCATCATTTCAATGTCTCCTCTCAGCACACAGAACAGGCTTTCTATGCAGCACTTTTCATGCTGCTCAGAGAGCACACTCCAGCATCAAAACAGAGGTGCCTAATGCATGTCTAACTCTTCTTGTGCTGTGCTTTGTTGTAACTTCAGGCCATGTTAAAGGCTCTTCCTGTCAGAAGTCAGTGCAGTCTGGACTCGATAGACGTTTGTTAATCCACTCACTTGTTGTGAGGTTAATAATAGCTCAGTGATCAGTCTGGAAAACATGAAGGTGTAGGCCTCCTGTCCGTCTGTCACCCTGCCTTTGTTCACACTGCTGTTTTGGACTTCTTCAGCATGCCttcccctccaccccctccatctttctctacAAACTGATGGCGCATTTAAGAGTTGCGCGATTTCAAAACTGTTGGGGGCAGCGACATTTCTCATGAGCAGTTCAAAGACCAACCTCTGCACGGAGACGTTGTTGTTTTTGTCGTCTGCCGTTGTCTTTTTCCATCCCTCCTCGGTTTTTACCCAGCTCTGACCCGGTGACCTCCAGTCCTGTCCGAGGAAAGGCATCCTGGCGCGCTGACGCTGACtcaaacaaatctgaaaaatatgAGGAGATAGTCCCTGTTCGAGCTGAGGTGTATCCCTTCTCCAAAGCGCTTTGTCCTGCACGTATTACTGGTCTACAGTTGACATTGCGCAGCTCGTCTTATATCCTCAACCCAGAACCCGGAAATACATGAGATCCGCCCACTTTGGAAACTTCCCTGCAACACGTGGCTTTGTTTATCAACTGGAGCGTTGCAAAACCTCCaggagagacgagaggagggcagaggacACAGGGTACCACGGAAATGCATTGTAAAGGAAGATTAGTGTCtcagagaaacattttcttATTGTGAAGCGGCTCGTGAGACAATTATTCAACTTATCTTAAAGTTAAGTACAATGTTTGAGTGAATGTGGTAACTTTCCACCCCTGCGGTGACCGGGGGATGGAGAGTAATCACATTTGCTCTCATAGTGTGCTTAATTTTTAAGATACTTTTGGATATTTACTTTAGTATTTCCaaataatgattatttgatGAATGGATTATAAAACAGTCTGGTAATATGTAGTTTTACTGAAGTAGAATTCTGagtgcaggatttttacttgtagGAAATtacttttacactgtggtatcactacttttactttttattttcaccacTTGCTGTCTGTACAGTCTCATAAAGTGTGTGATATAACAGTGAAATGACATTACAGCCTACCTATGATTTGGCTACAGGCCCCATTCAGGATCTCACAACTAGAAACCCCCTggatcatatatatatatatatatatatatacacacacacacacacacacacacacacacttatacatatatatacaatacTGTCAGGAAGTGTTTCACCTAAGCTTACCAGTACTGGCTTTATGTCACTGTAACataaagggaaagaaaacatttcagcttcaCAGTAACATGGCTGTAAAGTCCCCTGATTCTTAGTCACTCATGCTATTATAAATAGACCAAGTTGTCCTTTGGATCCCTCCAGAGTATTTGGTTGCATTGTGGATTgcatggcagtgtgtgtgtctgtggggaggggggctcaccattgtttttaaattttccCAAACAGCACTAACTGCTTCATGAAGACCGGTTGGgagtattttgtttgttttggaccGTGCCATTAAAGATAATGTGTAACCAAAATGTCCACTGGGTCAACTCTTATCAGCTTATCTAAACACAAGACACACTGACACGCTCATCTGGAAAGCTTTTGGGAGtcgagtgtgtgtctgtttgtttatggCTGTAATAGCCCTCCTCATATCATTTAACCTTGTGTTCTCATAGACACTTACCACTAAGCTGGTTCGAATGTTTCCATGTCCATTGTTATGGTCAAAGATAAGGAAGTGTTGAGTGTTTGCTTTGTCGTCAGCATGTTGTAAGAATGACAGCAAAGGCATCAATGAGGAAATGCTGTTAATGtctcacctgaaacacaccacTGATCACTgaggtcatgtgactgctgATGCAAAGTTCACTGCATAAAACTCCTGCCGCATGAGAAACAGACTGTGCATTCAttctcggtgtgtgtgtgtgtgtgcgcgcgcacgtgTTAATGAGTGTATGCTTACATGTCTGCACTGAGGGAGGTTCTGGATCCCCATAATTCATGACACACTATACAATCTGCAAAACATGTCAGCAGTAGCACGTGGTACAAAGTGTGCAtctcctcaaaaaaaaaaaaccaagaaCCAGCAGGCCACTGTTTCAGTACATCCACTGCTCGTGCTGGGACACATCCTGTAAGTGGAGCACGCATGATAACGTGGTTGATGTGGTTCTTGCGCTGCAGTCTTATCACTGATGGCTACAAACCACCCTGTAGTGCTATGAAGCTAACCTATTTATGACAAGGgctctgttgtttccttttcttcttttcaattAGGTGCCTCTTTGTGACATTCACAAAGAACAAAGTATGGAAAGTGGTCAGTCtcatttttattgaaatcaTTGAATACATTCAAACGTGTGCACTGTTCATTGCAGATCTTGTGTTGGTGAAGCTTTTGGAACAGGTGCATCTATGGCTTCATGTCTGTGGTTTTAGTGTAACACCCTGATATATGCAAAAGGTCAAAGAGCTCTGCACACACGCAGCATGTCAAAATACGTCAACAAGTATCAATGCACATTGGGCACATGTAGTGTGACTAGGTGTCTGACTTTCAATTGCATGCAGTGCAGAAGTGAGCCATGCTGAAATAGTTTAGCAGTTCGCTATGTGGTCAACCACACAGAGCCAGAGTGGTGTTTGTAAAGAGTGAAACTTCAAGACTAAAAAAGTATTATACTGTGAAGTACATGGGGATGGGGGTACAGTGATCTGCATGATGCTGTGAGTCCCTGAAGTCTAATCAAGTCTATTTTCAGAGTAGGCCAAACTACAGGATGACATGGAAAGTCCCAGCAAGTGCTTGGTCAGTTggagactgactgactgagaaGGAAACTATGGCCTAAGGTTTAAATAGCTAGGTTATtctgtgaaacacaaacaatgatGCAGCAGACATGTGCTCTGTTTAGTGCTGGTCCAGCTTGCCGGACGTTGATGTAGATGTAGATCCTACACTAACTAGAAATGGTCAAATGTGCTAGTTTTTAGTTATGACCTGCGAGGCTCTAGAGATGGCCATGTTGGTCAGTAGGCTAACTCCACTATGTCCACACTGCAATATCTCCACAACTATTGGATAGcttgccatgaaattttgtagcgatattcatggtccccagagtGTGAAGCCTGCTGACTTTGGCGACATCCTGACTTTATGCCGAGTGCTACTGGTCAATGTTCTTACTTATCAATAGAAATGTCTCCAAATCTACTTAAAGGATTGCTAAATCTCATATCCAGGTTTTCAAATACCCATGATTTGAGTCCAGTTGccagatgttttcattcaggTGCAGTGGACTGTTGCAAATACCATCAGGTGAGCTAGGAGGAGCCAAAGGAACCTGATTTTTTCACACATTATCTGTCTCATGGACTACAGTTAGGATAGAGTGGCAGTTtcagcaaaaatggcaaaaagttATTTAATAAAAGTTACCTACTGAACCTTTAATGGATCACCACAAAGCTTTGTATAGATCTTCATGCTCCCAAGATGATAGATCGCAGTAACTTTTCCCTGACCCTTGGtgattcccatcagcctcagctgtactttgtgtttggtttttttaaagtgttgtgCTAGATCATGAAAAATAGTAGTTAGTTACAGTAACCAGTTACCTCATTGAAAGGTAACTAAATTGCTTTATTGATTACTCCCACTAAAACAATAATACGTATCAGTGATCAGAAacttttttgttacttttttaaTGTCTACTAAATGTCTAACAAAATGGCTACATATCacaataaagcacattttctgtaaattcgATGAACAAATAGTTTATGTAAAATGATCACATGGAAAGCTCTATttcttattacattttgaattaaatACTCAACAAATAATAAGTACTTACTCATATTTGattcttgttttccttctttttaaaatctaagTGCAAATTTGCAACTCATTTTACGGGATCAAAATATTAATGTGTAAATATCAAAAGGAAAAATTGAAGCATTTTTCAATTGTATTTGCAAACTATAGTCATGTAGTCCAAGCTAGCATGGATTGACCACCAGCTGTAGGCTCAGCACTATGCTGCTTTTTCCAAACAATCAGAAATACCTTCCAAATCACACAAGATGAACAGTACAACAATGTAAGTAAATATTAACCTCAGAAACTTAACCGTTTTTAGTCAAATCAATGAGATGTTCCAAATAAACGATCTGCCAAATAGGCCAGTGAACATATTCACATGTAAGCCTACCTATACAGACCTGTAAGGTAtatgagaaaactgaaaagcatGCAAGATAGTGAGCTTTTGGACTGGAGTGGGCTATGGCTATATGGTGGTTGCTTCAGTTCCAAATGAGAGGAAATCAGGTCTGTGCTTCttggtggttttgtgtgtgattctcataattttgattttcttcttccagcCAGCTATTTGTCATGCTGCAGTGAGCACTTAAGTTCCATTACTGAAGGTTTAACCTGATGGCGAGGAGGATATGAAGACAGATTTCAGGCTGTCTCCTGATCTTGCCTGAGTGTCTGACTTGGAATCCCAATTTGAATGaccatttcattgcatttttcagtgtcaggggccattttttttttttttttttttttttttttttgagcacaGTGAGTTGCAGCATTAGTCCTGATGTAATTTACATACCATGAACAATGTACACCCATACACAGAATGTTTTAATCTTCTGTCTGGGGCAGAATGTGAAAAGTTTCCAAAATATAAATCTCTGGCATGTTTATGTCGTGTTTTTTGAGATAAATGGATGCATGAGGAATCAAATTAGAGCCATTG
Above is a window of Chelmon rostratus isolate fCheRos1 chromosome 8, fCheRos1.pri, whole genome shotgun sequence DNA encoding:
- the fbxo32 gene encoding F-box only protein 32, producing MPFLGQDWRSPGQSWVKTEEGWKKTTADDKNNNVSVQSFCKAEEEECFNKENLLLSLSYDMAAKKRKKDLMNNNTKVPYFHREKWIYVHKGSTKERHGYCTLGEAFNRLDFCSAIKETRRFNYVVRLLELIAKSQLPSLSGVAQKNYMNILERVVQKVLDDQQNVRPIKELLQTLYVSLCGLVQDMGKSVLVGNINIWVHRMENIMQWQQQLDNIQINRPTSTGMTLTDLPASLQLNIMQCLSDGRDLVSLGQVCPELGALTEDRLLWKRLCQYHFTDRQIRKRLMVSDKGHLEWKKMYFKLSRCYPHREQYSDTLHFCTHCHILFWKDTNHPCTANNPESCTMSLSPQDFINLFNF